The Candidatus Nitrospira nitrificans region TCTCAGTACAGGGCAAAAACTTGGAAAAGTTCCTAGATGATGTGAAGTCAAGTCAGCAAGGAGGAAAGATGCAAACCAACTCGTCCTACTCAGATCAAGACGGTCGAGCTTTCCCACAAGGTTTCCGGGTATTACTCATCGTGCTCTTTCTTGTTTTTGCCGGCGTTGTAAACGGGAGCGCCGAGGACAAAGTGGCTACCAACAAGCAACCCCTGTCATTTGGGAAGGATCAAACCATCATCGATCTCAATAAGGTGGTCTGGGAACCGCTCACGGGCGAGGGCATCCCGCCTGGTCCTGAGATCGGAACGTTGCGTGGGAGTCTGGCAGCCGGAGGCGGGGAAGTGGTCGTGCGACTGCCGGCCAACTATACGTTTCCCAACCACAGTCATATCAGCGACGAACTCATTGTTTGGATCAAGGGCGACTTCACCTATATCGCTGAAGACGGCACGGCGGCGGATCTCAGTGGACAGACTTTCATTAGTCTTCCTGGGGGTGTGCCGCACGCTGTGAAGTGCGGCAAGGAGCCATGTGTCTTTTACTTGCGCTATTCACGGCCGTTTGATTACCACATTCATCCCGCGCCGAGTAAAAAATAGCCGGCGCTTCACAGAGTTGGATTGCGACGCAAGCACTCAGGTCCCCAAAGGTCGGAACTGCCTTCACTATGACTATGCCGCGTGAAATCAAAACTGATCGACTGCGGCTTCGTCGCTGGATTCCGGCCGACCTGGCGCCGTTCGCGGCCCTCAATGCCGATCCGAGGGTCACCGAATATCTGCCGAAACCACTCTCACAAGCGGAAAGCGACGCCTTTGTTGCGCGCATAGAGGCCC contains the following coding sequences:
- a CDS encoding cupin domain-containing protein, with amino-acid sequence MQTNSSYSDQDGRAFPQGFRVLLIVLFLVFAGVVNGSAEDKVATNKQPLSFGKDQTIIDLNKVVWEPLTGEGIPPGPEIGTLRGSLAAGGGEVVVRLPANYTFPNHSHISDELIVWIKGDFTYIAEDGTAADLSGQTFISLPGGVPHAVKCGKEPCVFYLRYSRPFDYHIHPAPSKK